The following are encoded in a window of Rosa chinensis cultivar Old Blush chromosome 4, RchiOBHm-V2, whole genome shotgun sequence genomic DNA:
- the LOC112196708 gene encoding pentatricopeptide repeat-containing protein At2g02980, chloroplastic isoform X2, which produces MASLAVQITPISHPKAHTHSPISLIPKCTSLTELQQIQAFSIKTHLQYDLSVLAKLINSCTLNPTSRHSMDYAHHLFHQIPHPDIVVFNTMARGYSRSDTPFRAISLFSQVLSSGLLPDDYTFPALLKACAGSKALEEGKQLHCYVIKYGMQLNIFVCPALINMYTECGDVDAARRVFDKIPDPCVVVHNAMITGYARNSLPNEALALFRELQASGLKPTEVTMLSALSSCALLGALDLGKWIHEYVKKNRFDRYVKVNTALIDMYSKCGSLKDAVSVFENMSVKDTQAWSAMIVAYATHGNVSKAISMFEEMKKARIRPDEITFLGLLYACSHAGLVEEGCKYFYSMSENYGIIPRIKHYGCVVDLLGRAGRLGEAYKFIVELPIKPTPIIWRTLLSACCSHGDVDMGMRVLERIFELDDSHGGDYVIISNLCARTGRWEDVDYLRKLMKDRGIVKIPGCSAIEMNNVVHEFFSGDGERSVSKVLRRAVDELIEELKLAGYVPDTSLVFHSDMDDRERELSLRCHSEKLAITYGLLNTAAGTTIRVVKNLRVG; this is translated from the exons ATGGCATCACTGGCTGTCCAAATAACCCCAATCTCTCACCCAAAAGCTCACACTCACTCCCCAATCTCTCTCATCCCTAAATGCACCTCTCTCACAGAACTCCAGCAAATCCAAGCCTTTTCCATCAAAACCCATCTCCAATATGACTTATCTGTCCTGGCCAAGCTCATCAACTCCTGCACACTCAACCCAACTAGCAGACACTCCATGGACTATGCCCACCACCTGTTCCACCAAATTCCCCACCCGGACATTGTCGTCTTCAACACCATGGCACGTGGTTACTCACGCTCCGATACCCCATTTCGCGCTATTTCACTCTTTTCCCAGGTTCTATCCTCAGGTCTCCTCCCAGATGACTACACATTCCCGGCTCTTCTCAAGGCTTGCGCCGGCTCTAAAGCCTTAGAAGAAGGGAAGCAGTTGCATTGCTATGTTATCAAATATGGAATGCAACTTAACATATTTGTGTGCCCTGCTCTTATAAATATGTACACTGAGTGCGGTGATGTGGATGCGGCTCGCCGGGTTTTTGATAAGATACCGGACCCTTGTGTTGTTGTGCATAATGCTATGATCACAGGGTATGCTAGAAACAGTCTGCCCAATGAGGCATTGGCATTGTTTCGAGAGTTGCAAGCGAGTGGTCTTAAGCCAACCGAGGTTACTATGCTTAGTGCTCTTTCGTCGTGCGCTTTGTTAGGTGCATTGGACTTGGGGAAGTGGATTCATGAGTATGTTAAGAAGAATAGGTTTGATAGATATGTTAAAGTGAACACTGCATTAATAGATATGTATTCAAAGTGTGGGAGCCTGAAGGATGCAGTGTCTGTGTTTGAGAACATGAGTGTGAAAGACACACAGGCTTGGTCTGCAATGATTGTGGCGTATGCAACACATGGGAATGTTTCCAAAGCTATATCGATGTTTGAAGAGATGAAGAAGGCACGAATTCGACCTGATGAGATCACATTTCTGGGTCTCTTATATGCGTGTAGTCATGCTGGATTAGTTGAGGAGGGTTGCAAGTATTTCTACAGCATGAGTGAGAACTATGGGATTATACCCAGGATTAAGCATTATGGGTGTGTGGTGGATTTGCTAGGTCGGGCTGGACGTTTAGGGGAGGCTTACAAGTTCATAGTTGAGCTACCAATTAAGCCTACGCCTATAATCTGGCGAACATTGTTATCTGCTTGTTGCAGTCATGGTGATGTAGACATGGGGATGCGGGTGCTTGAGCGAATTTTTGAGTTAGATGACTCTCATGGTGGGGATTATGTGATTATATCTAACTTGTGTGCAAGAACAGGAAGATGGGAGGATGTTGATTACTTGAGGAAACTGATGAAAGACAGAGGCATTGTAAAGATTCCCGGGTGTAGCGCCATAGAGATGAACAATGTAGTGCATGAATTCTTCTCTGGGGATGGCGAGCGTTCTGTTTCCAAAGTACTGCGTCGGGCAGTTGATGAGTTGATTGAAGAATTAAAGCTGGCCGGATATGTTCCAGATACTTCTTTAGTATTTCATTCTGACATGgatgatagagagagagagctttctcTTAGATGTCATAGTGAGAAATTAGCCATTACTTATGGGCTCTTAAACACAGCTGCTGGGACAACAATTCGAGTTGTGAAGAACCTTAGG GTTGGTTAG
- the LOC112196708 gene encoding pentatricopeptide repeat-containing protein At2g02980, chloroplastic isoform X1: MASLAVQITPISHPKAHTHSPISLIPKCTSLTELQQIQAFSIKTHLQYDLSVLAKLINSCTLNPTSRHSMDYAHHLFHQIPHPDIVVFNTMARGYSRSDTPFRAISLFSQVLSSGLLPDDYTFPALLKACAGSKALEEGKQLHCYVIKYGMQLNIFVCPALINMYTECGDVDAARRVFDKIPDPCVVVHNAMITGYARNSLPNEALALFRELQASGLKPTEVTMLSALSSCALLGALDLGKWIHEYVKKNRFDRYVKVNTALIDMYSKCGSLKDAVSVFENMSVKDTQAWSAMIVAYATHGNVSKAISMFEEMKKARIRPDEITFLGLLYACSHAGLVEEGCKYFYSMSENYGIIPRIKHYGCVVDLLGRAGRLGEAYKFIVELPIKPTPIIWRTLLSACCSHGDVDMGMRVLERIFELDDSHGGDYVIISNLCARTGRWEDVDYLRKLMKDRGIVKIPGCSAIEMNNVVHEFFSGDGERSVSKVLRRAVDELIEELKLAGYVPDTSLVFHSDMDDRERELSLRCHSEKLAITYGLLNTAAGTTIRVVKNLRVCGDCHSAAKYISLIFNRQIVLRDVQRFHHFRDGKCSCGDYW; encoded by the coding sequence ATGGCATCACTGGCTGTCCAAATAACCCCAATCTCTCACCCAAAAGCTCACACTCACTCCCCAATCTCTCTCATCCCTAAATGCACCTCTCTCACAGAACTCCAGCAAATCCAAGCCTTTTCCATCAAAACCCATCTCCAATATGACTTATCTGTCCTGGCCAAGCTCATCAACTCCTGCACACTCAACCCAACTAGCAGACACTCCATGGACTATGCCCACCACCTGTTCCACCAAATTCCCCACCCGGACATTGTCGTCTTCAACACCATGGCACGTGGTTACTCACGCTCCGATACCCCATTTCGCGCTATTTCACTCTTTTCCCAGGTTCTATCCTCAGGTCTCCTCCCAGATGACTACACATTCCCGGCTCTTCTCAAGGCTTGCGCCGGCTCTAAAGCCTTAGAAGAAGGGAAGCAGTTGCATTGCTATGTTATCAAATATGGAATGCAACTTAACATATTTGTGTGCCCTGCTCTTATAAATATGTACACTGAGTGCGGTGATGTGGATGCGGCTCGCCGGGTTTTTGATAAGATACCGGACCCTTGTGTTGTTGTGCATAATGCTATGATCACAGGGTATGCTAGAAACAGTCTGCCCAATGAGGCATTGGCATTGTTTCGAGAGTTGCAAGCGAGTGGTCTTAAGCCAACCGAGGTTACTATGCTTAGTGCTCTTTCGTCGTGCGCTTTGTTAGGTGCATTGGACTTGGGGAAGTGGATTCATGAGTATGTTAAGAAGAATAGGTTTGATAGATATGTTAAAGTGAACACTGCATTAATAGATATGTATTCAAAGTGTGGGAGCCTGAAGGATGCAGTGTCTGTGTTTGAGAACATGAGTGTGAAAGACACACAGGCTTGGTCTGCAATGATTGTGGCGTATGCAACACATGGGAATGTTTCCAAAGCTATATCGATGTTTGAAGAGATGAAGAAGGCACGAATTCGACCTGATGAGATCACATTTCTGGGTCTCTTATATGCGTGTAGTCATGCTGGATTAGTTGAGGAGGGTTGCAAGTATTTCTACAGCATGAGTGAGAACTATGGGATTATACCCAGGATTAAGCATTATGGGTGTGTGGTGGATTTGCTAGGTCGGGCTGGACGTTTAGGGGAGGCTTACAAGTTCATAGTTGAGCTACCAATTAAGCCTACGCCTATAATCTGGCGAACATTGTTATCTGCTTGTTGCAGTCATGGTGATGTAGACATGGGGATGCGGGTGCTTGAGCGAATTTTTGAGTTAGATGACTCTCATGGTGGGGATTATGTGATTATATCTAACTTGTGTGCAAGAACAGGAAGATGGGAGGATGTTGATTACTTGAGGAAACTGATGAAAGACAGAGGCATTGTAAAGATTCCCGGGTGTAGCGCCATAGAGATGAACAATGTAGTGCATGAATTCTTCTCTGGGGATGGCGAGCGTTCTGTTTCCAAAGTACTGCGTCGGGCAGTTGATGAGTTGATTGAAGAATTAAAGCTGGCCGGATATGTTCCAGATACTTCTTTAGTATTTCATTCTGACATGgatgatagagagagagagctttctcTTAGATGTCATAGTGAGAAATTAGCCATTACTTATGGGCTCTTAAACACAGCTGCTGGGACAACAATTCGAGTTGTGAAGAACCTTAGGGTATGTGGGGATTGCCACTCTGCTGCTAAATACATATCATTGATCTTTAATAGACAAATAGTTCTTAGAGATGTTCAACGGTTCCATCATTTCAGAGACGGCAAGTGTTCTTGTGGAGACTATTGGTAG
- the LOC112196273 gene encoding amino acid transporter AVT1I, with product MELDSLKVEKIESQIQPLEPNKGTTFFRTCFNGLNTLSGVGILSVPFALSQGGWLSLVLLFSVAILCWYTGLLLQRCMDSNSRIKTYPDIGQAAFGRKGRVAISIFMYLELYLVAVEFLILEGDNLNQLFPNVSFNMGGHTIGGKQCFVLATALVILPTTWLKSLGLLAYISAGGVLASIILVACVFWVGAVDSVGFHERGDLLNWKGLPTAISLYLFCYCGHAVFPTLCNSMKDRSQFPKVLLVCFITSTITYGSMAVLGYLMFGEYLKSQVTLNLPVQKISAKVAIFITIVNPLTKYAIIITPIATAIEDSRHFCNSHAIISIMVRTGIVISTVCVALMVPFFGYVMAFVGAFLSVTVSILLPCLFYLKINNVALRFGFELMTIVGIMVMGSFVGVVGTYTSLKEIVNHL from the exons ATGGAGTTGGACTCCCTCAAAGTAGAGAAGATAGAGAGCCAAATTCAACCACTTGAACCAAACAAAGGCACCACCTTTTTCAGAACCTGTTTCAATGGACTCAACACACTGTCAG GTGTGGGAATACTATCAGTTCCATTTGCTCTATCTCAGGGAGGGTGGTTGAGCTTAGTGCTTCTCTTCTCGGTAGCAATCCTATGTTGGTATACAGGGCTGCTTCTACAGCGATGTATGGACTCAAATTCGCGCATAAAAACTTATCCCGACATTGGTCAAGCTGCTTTTGGACGCAAAGGAAGAGTGGCCATATCCATCTTTATGTATCTTGAGCTGTATTTAGTTGCAGTTGAATTTCTAATACTAGAAGGTGATAACTTAAACCAGTTGTTCCCAAACGTGAGTTTTAACATGGGAGGCCACACAATTGGAGGTAAGCAATGCTTTGTTTTAGCCACTGCCCTTGTAATTCTGCCAACTACATGGTTGAAGAGCTTGGGATTGCTGGCATATATTTCAGCTGGAGGGGTTTTGGCTTCGATTATTTTGGTTGCTTGTGTTTTTTGGGTTGGTGCTGTTGATAGTGTGGGATTTCATGAAAGAGGTGATCTCCTGAATTGGAAAGGATTGCCTACTGCTATAAGCTTGTATTTGTTCTGTTACTGTGGTCATGCAGTTTTTCCCACATTATGCAATTCCATGAAAGATAGAAGCCAATTCCCCAAG GTATTGCTTGTTTGCTTCATAACAAGCACCATCACCTATGGATCCATGGCCGTTTTGGGTTACTTGATGTTTGGAGAATATTTGAAGTCCCAAGTGACATTAAATCTTCCTGTACAAAAAATTAGTGCTAAAGTAGCAATTTTCATCACAATAGTTAACCCCCTGACTAAGTATGCAATTATAATCACTCCAATTGCTACTGCTATAGAGGACTCACGCCATTTTTGCAACAGTCATGCTATTATCAGCATCATGGTGAGGACGGGGATTGTGATCAGCACCGTATGTGTGGCATTGATGGTTCCATTTTTCGGCTATGTCATGGCATTCGTCGGTGCTTTTCTGAGTGTTACTGTCTCAATATTGTTGCCGTGCCTGTTCTACCTGAAGATTAACAATGTTGCTCTCAGGTTTGGGTTCGAGTTGATGACAATTGTTGGGATTATGGTGATGGGATCTTTTGTTGGCGTAGTAGGCACTTACACTTCTCTGAAAGAAATTGTAAACCATCTCTAA